A part of Miscanthus floridulus cultivar M001 unplaced genomic scaffold, ASM1932011v1 os_2395, whole genome shotgun sequence genomic DNA contains:
- the LOC136534920 gene encoding protein NRT1/ PTR FAMILY 5.3-like → MVVAVTPPMFARRADGSGGCVVDASLWLTWVPRPPKCEAGTADPNCVQQATSAQLGVFFLALYILAMGTGGIKPNISTMGADQFDDTHPRERATSSPSSTGGCSASSSARSSATPCSSTFRTTSAKRCPRSASPSPSPSSPRHALLPPQAHLREPLRQDGKGHHGGRARKLAVFVPVAPRDLHELDHEYYAKKKAVPFPHTPNLTAEQGGGEDRWSLNTVTQVEETKQMLKMLHVPPDLPSPGKLHWQPPP, encoded by the coding sequence ATGGTCGTGGCCGTGACGCCGCCCATGTTCGCGAGGCGTGCCGACGGGTCTGGTGGCTGCGTGGTGGACGCGAGCTTGTGGCTCACATGGGTGCCCCGGCCGCCCAAGTGCGAAGCCGGCACGGCGGACCCCAACTGCGTGCAGCAGGCGACGAGCGCGCAGCTGGGCGTCTTCTTCCTGGCCCTGTACATCCTGGCAATGGGCACAGGCGGCATCAAGCCCAACATCTCCACCATGGGTGCAGACCAGTTCGACGACACCCACCCGCGGGAGCGCGCCACAAGCTCTCCTTCTTCAACTGGTGGATGTTCAGCATCTTCTTCGGCACGCTCTTCGGCAACACCGTGCTCATCTACATTCAGGACAACGTCGGCTAAGCGCTGCCCACGCTCAGCCTCGCCGTCTCCATCGCCATCTTCACCGCGGCACGCCCTTCTACCGCCACAAGCCCACCTCCGAGAGCCCCTTCGCCAAGATGGCAAGGGTCATCATGGCGGCCGTGCCAGGAAGCTAGCCGTCTTTGTGCCCGTGGCCCCGCGCGACCTGCACGAGCTCGACCACGAGTACTACGCCAAGAAGAAAGCGGTCCCGTTCCCGCACACGCCCAACCTGACCGCTGAGCAAGGCGGCGGTGAAGACCGGTGGTCGCTCAACACGGTGACGCAGGTGGAGGAGACGAAGCAGATGCTCAAGATGCTCCACGTGCCGCCCGACTTGCCTAGCCCCGGCAAACTGCACTGGCAGCCGCCGCCTTAG